The Bubalus kerabau isolate K-KA32 ecotype Philippines breed swamp buffalo chromosome 8, PCC_UOA_SB_1v2, whole genome shotgun sequence genomic sequence ACTGCTTGGCAACAGAACTCTTCAGTGAAATCATCCAGACTGACAATAGAGCGAGGTGAGCTCAgaatctctctgtgccttagtctGCTCATCTATAAAGTGGTGATTACAACAGCGTCAACTGTGctgggctgttgtgaggattaaatgaggtgataCTCATACAGGACTCGGAACAGCACCTAGCACGTAGTGGATACTGTACCAAGTGTCTGTTACATAAACTTCTCTCAGAGCAAGGGGTGGAATCACCTAGATGGAGATCAAGGAGGGGACTCATGCTTGTGTTACCTATCTGGGCCACCTGTTTGGACCACTTGGCtaagcaggggtggggggagggggcactgCCCGGTTCCCCAACCCCCCTCCCTGGGCAGTGCCAGGAGGCTCCTGGAAGGACGGGCCCCTTACCTGCCGAGAGGAGGTGCTGTTAACGGGATCGGGCACCGGAGCAAGAAGGCTGGGCGGGTTCTTTCTGTGAACGCTATTCATTCCAGGCATTTTAGTGATTTTACAGGCTTTGCTACTAGAACTTGAGTTCTTAcgcttttttccttctgatttgtCAAAAGAGAGGGGCAGAGAAGACACAGCATTGTGTGAGGCCAGAGAGAGGTCCCCTGCAAGGGTGGGCACAGAGAGGGGACAGGAGTCACTGCTGCCGCCCCCAGAGCCCATGTGTCTCACTAGGTCCGTGGGGCCGCCAGGCAGCGAGGTCCGTCCTGAGGGCTCCAGTTTGGCACTGAGTGGGCTCACCCCATTGTTTGAGTTGTGCACAGACAGACTGTTATAGGGAGGGGCCGCCTGATAGGAGTTCAAAGCAGAACTGGCATTCAAAACACAGTTCTTTTTGTGGGGCCCTGACAATGGGGAGGCGAGGGATGTCTGCAGGGGtaatgaggaggaagaggaggaagtcgAAGACTGCGGCTTCCTCTTTTTGTTACTTGGAGACTCGTCGCTACGGGCGGACAGGTCTTTGACTTTTGAGGATTTGCTGGTTTTGGTTTTGGATGGCTTGTGGGATGGGGAAGCGATGACGGCTGGTATCGGGGACACGGCGGGTGGGGCCTTGAAGGTTGAGTCCATGATGCTGAGGGTTGCGGCCACATGAGGGAAAGCTGTGGTGTGTGACATGAGGGCGCTCGGGTCCGGCGATGTCACAAAAGCTGCATTTGAGAGCATGGCTGATGTCATTATGTAAGAAGAGGTGAGTCTCGAGCTGATGGGAGCTGAAGGAAGATACACAGCACTGGGGTTGCTGAAAGGCTGTAAAACGGATGCTGGAACAGGGGTGGTGAGGTGGGCTGCTGGCGAGGGCATGGGGCTATCTGCCGCAGGAGGGATCTTCCTAAACGtgagagaagagtgaaagagaaaCAGTGAGAAATAGGCTTCGCATTGCTCCAGAAGCTCGATTAAGTGTGAGCATCAGGGCTACAGAGAAAACCCTGGTGGAAACCAGACTATGGAAAATGAAGCCTTGAAGGATGGCGGAATCTGATTTATGGCCCTTCCCTATGGTTTCCCCCCATTGCAACATCCGGCAAACTAGTTTTAATCACTTTCAGGTTTTCAGATCCTTTTCTCCATGCTTGGCTATTGGATAATGGCTGATTTGGGTTCCCGAATAAAAGGCGAATGTTAATTACAACAGAAATTGCCCCCACAGTATCCCCCTGTTTTCTTGCCCCTGGCAGTGATGAAGGTGAATTTTAATGAGAGGTGGTCATTTCACACTTAGGTCCTGGCTTGAAGAAGGGTGAGGACAGGGCTGTGCCACCTGCACATGGGGGCCAGAGCATCCCCCCGTGCCCCTGCAGCCtctgccccgccccgcctccaCACCCTGCTCTCGACTGGAGTCACCCCTCTCCTCACAGGCCAGTCTGCCCCTGCATGTGCTGTCTACAGTCTCTGGTTACCCTGTAGAGAGGCACTTCTACatttgttcctcttcaccttgCTCTGCCTCCCCACTCACTCAGGAGCTATCATTGGGGTATGGCTGTTCTTCAGCAGGTCTTCCTGTCCCCGGGTTAAGAAGTAGGGAAGGTAGAGGAATCCTCACAGATTCAGAGAAGGGGATCAGGAATTTCTAGTTTGTTCTGAAAGTAAATGCAGGAGAACACATGAATGGGGGGGGTCCTTCCTGAAAGCTGGAGTTGGGGTACCTGGGAAAAAAACTCTCTGCCTCCTACACTCTGTGGAGCCCAGGCCAGCACCAGGTAGAGGGTCACCCTGGGAGTCTCCCCGCAAACTCCATCTTTTGACTCATGATGGAAACAGCTTCTGCTTCCAAGCCGTTGCCTTGGTTCATGTTGCTACTACTATGGGGACCAGGAGGAACATGGGGGTTCGGGGTCACCATGTCCCTGACTTTTCAGGAAAGGATACAGACCTCAGGAGAGAGGAAACTCATCTCAGGAGCCAGGTGCATATTTTCAAACAGGTTCTTTCCTGTTTCTCACCTTGCTCACCCCTCCCTGTTTCTACTGGAAGTCATTTTCCATGTAGCTGGGGCTCCCCAGAAATTAGGAACTAGCTCTGCCTCTTGGAAAGCAGCACTTGAAGGCGGGCAGGTGTGAGACAGTGCCTCCCTTCAGCAGCAGGACAAGGCAGGGAAGTCTGGAAAGAGGCCCCGCTGAGGAGGACACGCCTCTCCTAGCCCTGCTCTCCCCGAGGATTCCGTTTTCTGCCTGCAATTTGGTGAGGCCCATGGCTTCCATCTCTAGGGTGGAATCCAGGGGGATCCTTGAATACACAAGTGCAGTGTCCTCGAAATCATCAGACTGAGATCCAATATAGGAGAAAAATGTTGCCAAACTCAGCGTGGCCATAATGGTGTTTGAAAAACCTATTTTCTCTCAAGCCTAAAGAGGGGAAAAGATGCTGTCAACACTAAACATGGGTTCCATTAATAGTACTTGTtgcaatgaatgaatgactgaatgaatggatggatgggtgggtggtggATGGGTGAGCGGATGAATTCTCAGCAGCAATACAACAAAGCATGCCAGCCAAGGACTCCCATAAATCGGATGAGAAAGGCCTAAACACACCCTTAGAACTGTCTGGCACTGCACCACCCCTCTCTAACAGCACCAGGGCCCATTTCTCAGAGGGTGCAATGTCCGCACACCATATCGTCTCTGCTGGCTGCTGCCTCCTGTGGTTCTCCAGGCATCCCATTCAATCTTTCCTTCACTCAAGTTTTGTACCAGCTAAAATATGGGTAGGAGTCCATATGGGCAGGGTTCTGGCAGTTACTTGTAATAAAAAGTTATTTACAAATACCAGATGGCTCATTTAGAGAGGGCCCCAATCGATGACCATAAGCGGGATCCATCTGAGCGTCCTGATCCGGTATTTCCCCGTTACAGAGTCTACACTCAGGTTTCAGCCTGTGCTGACCAGAGCTGAAGTCCTCAGCCTGCTGACAGTCCTGGCTGACACTCAGCACTGGGATGGGCGCTATTTTTCTTCATACTTCctacttcttcccttcctccccccaCTCATCTTAAGTGGACAGCAGAGGCAGGAGGGGCAAAGGGGCAGGGGGCAAAGCAGGGTGAGGGGCATGTGGCAGCTCACTGTCCCTGGGAACCCCTTCCCCCATGCTAGACAGTTCATGTGCTTTTCAGGTGCCAAATGGCAGTGGAtttcagcttggtgggctgtgTCCCAGTTGCAGCTTTGCACGCtggcctagggaagtcccatACAAAAGCCCCCAGATGCGAATAAATTACAGTGCCCATCCTCCCCTGCCGGCTGGCACGGAGATCCAGATGCTGACCTGGCTGAAAGAGAATACTGTGTTGGCGTCTCCTGATGCAGAGTTAAATGcttgttaaagaaaaaagagtCTTGGCCGTTCCTTTTCTTCCTAATGTCTTCCACGCCCCCATCGGCTGCCATCCCTCCAGGTTCGGGCCCGTCGGGGCCTGGGGTTTGGGCAGCGAGGTTGAGAGGGCAGCGGGGTGCTACGCTCTCCAGAGTTGACACCCAGGCAGCCCCAATGTTGCTCAGTGACAGCAGATTTGTTAGGCAAGTCCTGAAAAGGGGGGAGGGACCTGATGCCCTGTGGCTCGGGTTTCTGTGCCTGAGGAGGAAAGGAATATGGACTTGAGCTGACAGGACACCAGGCAGCGAAATACAGATCAACACATTCCTTCCACGTGTccgggactaacacttccacaaCACAGGAGAGCACAGAGCTGCGGGTCACCAGGGCCAGCTGCCATGCTGGGGGACCCGCGCACAGGGTTCAGTCACCCGACACCAGGAATACGGGAACCCTGCATGCAGCCCGTCGGGTGCCGCTCAGAAAGGACACAGGTAGAAAACGGGTGCCCTTGAGACACACTGGGCAGTCACTTAAGTGAGAAGAAACCATCAGCTTCTCTTGTGGCCCTTTCCTACTTCACAGGGAGTGGCAGTGTGTCGGCCTAAGTCTGCTCGGAGAGCTTACAGCACGCTCGGTGGGGCCTGCTTCTAGACGTTCTGGAAGCTCTCAGGGTGTCGTGGTGAATAGGGGCTGAGGGGCCATCACTGGGAGAGAGGAGGCGACCTGGGAGCAGGCAGGTTTCGAATGCTCTTCCCATCCTACCCTAGTACCTAGTACTGTTTCTCGGGAATGCCTTCCCAGCCTTTCCTGGGCTTCACTGGGCAGGCTGAGGGGTTTGATGTTGGCTTTCCTGGACTGTCTGGGCCTAGAGCTGAGGAATCCACAATTCTACAGATTATGAGATCTTAAAAGCTCATCTTTGCAGGAGCAGGGGGGCTGGAGATCGCCAGGGGGTCAGCCTGGCATTACCAAGTGTCCAGAATGGCAGTTCCTTAGGTACTGTGCTTTGAGAGGACCTAGCGTGTCACTCTGTACAACAGCATTGTATTTCCCTAAGTCAAGAAGgctttttccctttttataaatctattaaaatgtaaatacattGAGAGGTGTTGGAGAATAAAAAGACCATAGAGAAATGGAACATAAGTTCGGTTTGGGGTAGAGAAAAGTATGTAGAGAGGTGAGGAGAGAGTCctagggaggtgggaagggccaAAGACAAGCTTAACCAACTTGGCAACATGGTCCTGGATCTGCCCTGTTGGCCACGCTGTGTAGTTTTTCATAGGACATTAAACAATTACAAATTGGTCAATAACCATTACGAAAGTTTCAGTATCCATATCTAGCATTAACATTACAAACAGAAGGATATTCTTAATATCCTTAGATAGTCTTAGTTACGGCAAAAAAGGCCCTTTAACactgttaaataaacaaggtcttATCTAATACCTTTCCACTTAGTTAGAAGATTACCAAAACAAAAGtcatctccaaagaagataaaacatACCACACATTGTAGTTGTCTCTGAAAAACTACAGGCAAGCCACCAAGAGGGGCTGACGTTCAAGGATTAATCATGAATTTTGATTTCAGAAtcatttcattcaataaaaaagcCAACTAGGGACATTCATTTAGAAAACTGGTGTTCAGAGGGTTGTGGGGCAGCTCAAATCTCATATTGCACAAAAACTGCTCACTTACTTCCACATCTGTGAATTCAAGTGTTTTTCTACCATGGAGTTTAGTGCGAATCGAAAACGATCCCATCTTCTATCAAACACATAGTACCCTCGTCCCATGAGGCGACTCCCAAATGAGCAAAactgtgaggggaaaaaaaaaacacattttaaactttGATTACAGGTTAATACGCTAATACAAGCCACACAGAGACAAATAACATTTACATAAAAACACACAGGGGTATAGTTTTCCTcaaaataaagaagcaaatagTACCGAAGCCAAAAATATTTCTGTGGGAGCTCCCAGATTTTCTGCAGAACCTCACAGGGTGAGTCAACAATACTGACATTCAATCGTCTGTGGCACTGAGGGTTACCTTCTCCATCCCGGGGACTGAGCCAGCACTTtcagttgaaaaaataaacaaaccaacagCAACAGTAGCCAGGACACTTTTTCAGCACCATGGGCCGGTCATATCAGCCATCTTCTCAAGGAAGCCGGGCTTCCCTGCTTCCCATCACAGGAATGGCAACAGCTGGTTCTAAGGTTCTCCTGTTGACAGATCATACTTTTCCTATCTGTTGTCAACAGAGCCACTTCCCTTCCAGCTGGGCTGAACCCCTTCCTCTCCTGGTGTCAGCCTCATCTCCCCTCCCATTAGCACTGCCAGGCTGCCTGGGACACGGCCACTGCCGCtgagctctctgctgctgcttctctggGCTGTGTCCAGTTCTCCCCTCCCTCAGAGCCTGAACGAAGACTCACCTTCCAGTCacctttctctgacttaccttGCCACTCTGAACTCCCACAAACCCCTATACACACTTCAGTACCTTCCACCTGGGAACAGCTATGTGGCTGTTCTGTGTGACACTGAATGCTTCTGTGGTGGTCTTGATGACTGCGAGTGTCTAAAGGCCACAGACCCCCATTCTCTTCTTCTTACTCCTCAGTATGAGGCTAGTACGGATTTAGGCTAAAGGATGGACTATAGAGATAAGGTCCTACACAAAGTGTTCAGAGTGAACTCACACTTTGAACACAGGGCTGAAACATGAGCAGTTAGATGGTTAATAAATGTCATTTGATGATGATGTTAGGACACCCAGAAGGCCAGCAGACAGAAATGCAAGAAGGTGACATTTGGCTGGTCAGAGCTCAGGCAAGTTTGCAAGTGACTCTATAACTCAAATGcagctcctctccctcccccaggcctctcCCGGCAGCTCCCTGGCCTCCGTCCCAGACACAGTGCTGGGCTGGCACTCATTCCACAAACGCTTCCTGGAACCAGTCTTTGGAACAGTTCTCAGGAGGAAATGCAAGACCTTCCCTTTGTTTTGCTTCTGCTTATGTTTGGGGGTCGGTGGGCGGGGGTTGCACTAAAATCTTGCCACCCATCAAATCTGGTACTCCTGATGAAAAACTCTTTTCCGCATATTAAGTGCTTACTGGCCAAGCCAGAAAACATACAAAGGGAGTTCTCCCACATGGAAGCTGGTCCCCAACAGCATATAGGCACTGGTCCAGGTCCAGACATCTTTTCTTCCTTCGTCTCCTTGCTAAAGACACCCCAAACGAGGGTTCATTACAAAAA encodes the following:
- the ATXN7L1 gene encoding ataxin-7-like protein 1 isoform X7 — its product is MCRPSPSPASPPSNSRTSLVQVKTKTCLSGHNSASSSSKPFKTPKDNLLTSSSKQHTIFSAKGSRDKPCVPVPVVSLEKIPNLVKADGANVKMNSTTTPAVPSCSTSSSAVSTPPVIKPVLMSKSVPPSPEKILNGKGILSTTIDKKHQNGTKNNNKPYRRLSEREFDPNKHCGVLDPETKKPCTRSLTCKTHSLSHRRAVPGRKKQFDLLLAEHKAKSREKEVKDKEHLLTSAREVLPNPPGPAQDSLLGPSGSSGPEPKVASPAKSRPPNSVLPRPSSANSISSSTSSNHSGYTPEPPLPPVGGDLASRLSSDEGEMDGTDESEKLLDCHFSTHHPRPLAFCSFGSRLMGRGYYVFDRRWDRFRFALNSMVEKHLNSQMWKHRNPSHRASGPSPLFRTCLTNLLSLSNIGAAWVSTLESVAPRCPLNLAAQTPGPDGPEPGGMAADGGVEDIRKKRNGQDSFFFNKHLTLHQETPTQYSLSARKIPPAADSPMPSPAAHLTTPVPASVLQPFSNPSAVYLPSAPISSRLTSSYIMTSAMLSNAAFVTSPDPSALMSHTTAFPHVAATLSIMDSTFKAPPAVSPIPAVIASPSHKPSKTKTSKSSKVKDLSARSDESPSNKKRKPQSSTSSSSSSLPLQTSLASPLSGPHKKNCVLNASSALNSYQAAPPYNSLSVHNSNNGVSPLSAKLEPSGRTSLPGGPTDLVRHMGSGGGSSDSCPLSVPTLAGDLSLASHNAVSSLPLSFDKSEGKKRKNSSSSSKACKITKMPGMNSVHRKNPPSLLAPVPDPVNSTSSRQVGKNSSLALSQSSPSSISSPGHSRPKNTNRTGRIRTLP